Sequence from the Cellulomonas fimi ATCC 484 genome:
GTGGGTCCGGCAGAACGCCAAGGGCCGGCAGACCAAGTCGAAGGCGCGTCTGGCCCGCTACGAGGAGATGGCGGCCGAGGCGGAGCGCACGCGGAAGCTGGACTTCGAGGAGATCCAGATCCCGCCGGGCCCGCGCCTGGGCAACGTCGTCCTGGAGGCCAAGGACCTGCAGAAGGGCTTCGACGGGCGCACGCTCATCGACGGGCTGTCGTTCACGCTGCCGCGCAACGGCATCGTCGGCGTCATCGGGCCCAACGGTGTCGGCAAGACGACGCTGTTCAAGACCATCGTCGGGCTCGAGCCGCTCGACGCGGGCGACCTCAAGATCGGCGAGACGGTCTCGATCTCGTACGTCGACCAGTCCCGCGGCGGCATCGACCCCAAGAAGACGCTGTGGGAGGTCGTGTCCGACGGGCTCGACTTCCTCAAGGTCGGCAACGTCGAGATGCCGTCGCGTGCGTACGTCGCCGCGTTCGGGTTCAAGGGGCCGGACCAGCAGAAGCCCGCGGGCGTGCTGTCGGGTGGTGAGCGCAACCGCCTCAACCTCGCGCTCACCCTCAAGCAGGGCGGCAACCTCCTGCTGCTCGACGAGCCGACCAACGACCTCGACGTCGAGACCCTCGGCTCGCTGGAGAACGCGCTGCTCGAGTTCCCCGGCTGCGCGGTCGTCGTCTCGCACGACCGGTGGTTCCTCGACCGGGTCGCGACGCACATCCTCGCCTACGAGGGCACCGAGGAGGACCCCGCGAACTGGTACTGGTTCGAGGGCAACTTCGCGGCCTACGAGGAGAACAAGGTCGCGCGTCTCGGTGCCGACGCGGCGCGCCCGCACCGGGTGACGTACCGCAAGCTGCGCCGCGACTGACCCGGCCGCGGCGACCCAGCCGGTCGCCACGGCACGGCACGGCTCGTCCGACGGGCGCGCGAGGGACGACCTCGCGCGCCCGTCGTGCGTCGTGCACCCGGGCCGGGGCCGCACGCCGATCCACGTGCGGCTGCCGTGGTCGCTCGACGTGCGTGCGTCCGGGGTCGCGCCGGTCCGCGCGCGCTCCGGGCCGCGTCGAGGCAGGCTAGGGCGGCAACCGACGAGGAGGGGCGCCCGTGAGCACGAGCGACGCACCGCGGCTCGTCGACGCGATCGTCGACCTGCGGCAGGCGCTCGACGCCGTCGCGCTCCCGCTCGCGACCCCGTCCGCCGCACCGGCCGCGCTCGAGCGACGGCGGCTGCTCGACCAGCTCGACGACCACCTGCTGCCGCGCCTGCGCGACCCGGACGCGGCGACGCTGGTCGTCGTCGGGGGCTCGACCGGCGCCGGCAAGTCGACCCTGCTCAACTCGCTGCTGGGCGAGCACGTGAGCACACCGGGCGTGCTGCGGCCGACGACGCGCAGCCCGGTCCTGGTGCACCACCCCGACGACGCCGCCGACGTGGACCCGGCGCGGGTCCTGCCCGGACTCGCGCGCGTCCGCGAGCACGACATCGGTGCGGCGCCCGGGGGGCCGGGCCAGGACGCGGCACCCGTGGACCTGCGGGACGGCCCCCCGGACGAGCGGCCTGGGCAGAAGGACGGGGACGGCGGGATCGCGCCGGACGCCGCAGCGACGCGCCCCGAGCCCGGCAGCACGCGGCACGGCAGGGACGCCGGGGCGGCGACGCACGGTCGGGTGCTCCGGACCGTCGCCTCACCGAGGATGCCCCGAGGTCTCGCGCTCGTCGACGCACCGGACGTCGACTCGGTCGAGGAGGCCAACCGCGACCTCGCCGCGCAGCTCCTGCGAGCGGCCGACGCGTGGCTCTTCGTCACGACCGCCGCCCGGTACGCCGACGCGGTGCCGTGGGAGCTGCTGGCCGAGGCGCAGCGCCGTCGCACGCACCTCGCGCTCGTGCTCGACCGGGTCGACGTCGGCACCGAGCGGGCCGTCGCCGACGACCTGGCCCGCATGCTCGCCGACCGGGGCCTCGCCGGCACGCCGGTGCTCGTCGTGCGCGAGGTGGCGCTCGAGGACGGGCTGCTGCCGGAGCCGGACGTCGCACCGGTCGCCGACTGGCTCACGGCGCTGGCCCTCGACCCCGCGGAGCGTGCGCGTGCCGTCGAGGCGACCCGCGACGGCGCGGTGCTCGACGTCACCGTCCGGTCCCAGGACGTCGCCCGGGCGGCCGACGACCAGCGCGAGGCCGCCGACCGGCTGCGCGCGGCCGTGACCGCGGCGTACGCGGCGGCCCGCACGCGGGTCGCGGAGCAGACGTCCGACGGGACGATGCTGCGGGGCGAGGTGCTCGCGCGCTGGCAGGACGTCGTCGGCACCGGGGAGTGGTTCCGGCGGCTCGAGGAGGGCGTGTCGAAGGCGCGCGACCGGATCGTCGAGGCGATGACGGGGCGACGCGCGGCAGACCCGGGCCTCGCGCAGGCCGTCGGGCACGGCGTCACGGCACTCGTCGTCGACGCCGCCGAGGACGCAGCCGCCCGGGCGCACGCCGACTGGCACCACGACCCCGCCGGGTCGGGGCTGCTGGGCGGGCTCGCCCTCTCGCGGGCGTCGGCGGACCTGCGCGTGCGGGCCGAGGAGCAGGTGCGGGCGTGGCAGGGCGACGTGCTCGAGCTCGTGCGCGGCGAGGGGTCGGGGCGGCGCGCGACCGCGCGTGCCCTGTCGTTC
This genomic interval carries:
- the ettA gene encoding energy-dependent translational throttle protein EttA, coding for MAEFIYTMYKARKAHGDKVILDDVSLNFLPGAKIGVVGPNGAGKSTILKIMAGLDQPSNGEARLSPGFTVGILQQEPPLNDDKTVLGNVEEGVAEIKGKLDRYNEISALMAEPDADFDALLAEMGHLQEAIDAADAWDLDAQLEQAMDALRCPPPDADVKVLSGGERRRVALCKLLLEKPDLLLLDEPTNHLDAESVLWLEQHLKDYQGAILAVTHDRYFLDNIAEWICEVDRGRLYPYEGNYSTYLEKKQERLQVQGKKDAKLAKRLKDELEWVRQNAKGRQTKSKARLARYEEMAAEAERTRKLDFEEIQIPPGPRLGNVVLEAKDLQKGFDGRTLIDGLSFTLPRNGIVGVIGPNGVGKTTLFKTIVGLEPLDAGDLKIGETVSISYVDQSRGGIDPKKTLWEVVSDGLDFLKVGNVEMPSRAYVAAFGFKGPDQQKPAGVLSGGERNRLNLALTLKQGGNLLLLDEPTNDLDVETLGSLENALLEFPGCAVVVSHDRWFLDRVATHILAYEGTEEDPANWYWFEGNFAAYEENKVARLGADAARPHRVTYRKLRRD
- a CDS encoding dynamin family protein is translated as MSTSDAPRLVDAIVDLRQALDAVALPLATPSAAPAALERRRLLDQLDDHLLPRLRDPDAATLVVVGGSTGAGKSTLLNSLLGEHVSTPGVLRPTTRSPVLVHHPDDAADVDPARVLPGLARVREHDIGAAPGGPGQDAAPVDLRDGPPDERPGQKDGDGGIAPDAAATRPEPGSTRHGRDAGAATHGRVLRTVASPRMPRGLALVDAPDVDSVEEANRDLAAQLLRAADAWLFVTTAARYADAVPWELLAEAQRRRTHLALVLDRVDVGTERAVADDLARMLADRGLAGTPVLVVREVALEDGLLPEPDVAPVADWLTALALDPAERARAVEATRDGAVLDVTVRSQDVARAADDQREAADRLRAAVTAAYAAARTRVAEQTSDGTMLRGEVLARWQDVVGTGEWFRRLEEGVSKARDRIVEAMTGRRAADPGLAQAVGHGVTALVVDAAEDAAARAHADWHHDPAGSGLLGGLALSRASADLRVRAEEQVRAWQGDVLELVRGEGSGRRATARALSFGVNGLGAALMVAVFASTGGLTGAEVGIVGGTALLAQRLLEAVFGDEAVRRLTRTAHERLDARVGALLDVEAARFGAVLEPLAARVVDGGALRSRAALVESAARAAATAPAGGTAPGGAAPAGGDAGEGASGVAGSGRPPQAPHDAAAGPGLRGAGASGRPRGSTSEDAAHGRHAAEDAGTAGGLRGWWARVRRGGRA